One region of uncultured Methanolobus sp. genomic DNA includes:
- a CDS encoding TIGR00303 family protein, protein MDTLSPEKVRLPEKPLFVCVLGNTETAYIEGLSAAGKTAKLTDYTPAGDAEVLETGTIIDIPVLPMTPPYDTPTPALITRAALSITGVPHIFVNSGLKVLPAKQVDLVDIGGKPGDDIRKPVAVHNVQEAFDNAFKLGEELARKHDYIMIGESIPAGTTTANALLQALGYDGNVSSSSDANPLTLKKEVVKDALASSGITFGSLRDDPLKAIASVGDPMMVAVAGITAGIGDTPVVLAGGTQMVSIFAAIKHLGYLTDNIKIVTTSYVVRDESANFVQLVNEIGADFEGADPEFGKSSFKGLQQYEVGFVKEGVGAGGAIYLTAMYGYSMEELRSKIEQLCDELCKFGDLARVAGDDI, encoded by the coding sequence ATGGATACATTATCACCTGAAAAAGTCCGGTTACCTGAAAAACCGTTATTTGTCTGTGTTCTTGGAAATACGGAGACTGCATATATAGAAGGACTTTCCGCAGCAGGAAAGACTGCAAAGCTGACTGATTATACGCCTGCCGGTGATGCAGAGGTTCTTGAGACAGGAACTATTATCGATATTCCTGTCTTACCTATGACTCCTCCTTATGACACACCTACGCCTGCACTCATTACACGTGCAGCTCTTTCGATAACAGGTGTCCCTCACATATTTGTGAATTCAGGCCTGAAGGTTCTTCCGGCTAAACAGGTAGATCTTGTCGATATTGGCGGAAAACCGGGTGATGATATCAGAAAGCCGGTTGCTGTGCATAATGTACAGGAAGCTTTTGATAATGCTTTCAAACTCGGAGAGGAACTTGCAAGGAAGCATGACTATATCATGATCGGTGAGAGTATTCCTGCCGGAACCACTACTGCAAATGCATTACTGCAGGCACTTGGTTATGATGGTAATGTCAGCAGCAGTTCCGATGCAAACCCTTTAACCCTCAAAAAAGAGGTTGTAAAGGATGCTCTAGCCTCGTCTGGAATCACTTTTGGTTCTCTGAGGGATGATCCTCTCAAGGCAATAGCTTCTGTGGGTGATCCTATGATGGTTGCAGTCGCAGGAATCACTGCAGGTATTGGAGATACACCTGTGGTTCTTGCAGGTGGCACTCAGATGGTATCGATATTTGCTGCTATAAAACATCTGGGTTATCTGACAGATAATATAAAAATAGTTACTACAAGTTATGTGGTGCGCGATGAATCTGCAAACTTTGTGCAGCTTGTAAATGAGATTGGTGCTGATTTTGAAGGTGCTGATCCGGAATTTGGTAAATCTTCTTTTAAGGGTCTGCAGCAATATGAGGTTGGCTTTGTGAAAGAAGGAGTAGGTGCAGGTGGAGCTATCTACCTCACGGCCATGTATGGATATTCAATGGAAGAGTTGCGCTCAAAGATCGAGCAACTCTGTGATGAACTGTGTAAATTCGGGGATCTTGCCCGGGTTGCCGGTGACGATATATAA
- the proS gene encoding proline--tRNA ligase: MAEQEKEAALPSKENFSEWYNDLLLKGEIMDVRYPVKGLYVWFPFGFNIRRNVYDIMRRLLDKDHQETMFPLLIPENEFMKEAEHIKGFEDEVYWVTHGGLSPLDVKLALRPTSETAIYPMYKLWIRSHADMPLKLYQIVNTFRYETKHTRPLIRLREITSFKEAHTVHATWDDAAAQVDEAISIYTEFYRQLAVPVLASKRPDWDKFPGADYTIATDALMPDGKTLQVGTAHHLGDNFAKTFDITYEDTEGEQVYAFQTCYGVSERSIAALISIHGDDKGLVLPPAVAPVQVVIIPIIFKKAEGVLEACEEVMNKLEAKGIRVKMDTSDERPGAKYYKWEMKGVPLRLELGPRDLKNNAAMLARRDTGEKQQVSLDTIVDDVSSMLDGIHDSLYEKATESVYSRVFNCETVDDVRENLPKGIAKMFWCGNKECGLKLEDDTGAGILGIPTDQADCRGKCPVCGADAEIQVYVARTY, from the coding sequence ATGGCAGAACAAGAAAAAGAGGCTGCGCTTCCTTCTAAAGAGAATTTCAGTGAATGGTATAACGATCTGCTCTTAAAGGGTGAGATCATGGATGTACGTTATCCTGTAAAGGGGCTTTATGTATGGTTCCCATTCGGATTTAACATCAGAAGAAATGTTTACGATATCATGCGCAGGCTGCTTGACAAGGACCATCAGGAAACCATGTTCCCTCTTCTTATTCCTGAAAATGAGTTTATGAAAGAGGCAGAGCACATCAAAGGATTTGAGGATGAGGTTTACTGGGTAACACATGGAGGTCTGTCTCCGCTTGATGTGAAACTTGCACTCCGTCCTACAAGTGAGACTGCTATCTATCCAATGTACAAGCTCTGGATCAGGTCACACGCAGACATGCCACTTAAGCTCTACCAGATAGTCAACACTTTCAGGTATGAGACAAAACACACACGTCCTCTTATCAGGCTTCGTGAGATTACCTCATTTAAGGAAGCTCACACCGTCCATGCTACATGGGACGATGCGGCAGCCCAGGTTGATGAAGCTATCAGTATCTACACTGAGTTCTATCGCCAGCTTGCTGTGCCTGTACTTGCGTCCAAAAGACCTGATTGGGATAAATTCCCTGGTGCGGATTATACAATCGCTACCGATGCACTGATGCCTGACGGAAAGACTCTTCAGGTCGGTACTGCTCACCACCTTGGTGATAATTTCGCAAAAACCTTTGACATCACCTATGAGGATACTGAGGGTGAGCAGGTCTATGCTTTCCAGACATGTTATGGCGTTTCCGAGCGTTCCATAGCTGCTCTTATTTCTATACACGGAGATGACAAGGGTCTTGTGCTTCCACCGGCAGTTGCTCCTGTCCAGGTTGTTATCATTCCCATCATTTTCAAGAAGGCAGAAGGTGTCCTTGAAGCCTGTGAGGAGGTAATGAATAAACTCGAGGCAAAGGGAATACGCGTTAAAATGGATACCAGTGATGAGCGTCCGGGTGCCAAGTATTACAAGTGGGAAATGAAGGGCGTACCTTTAAGACTGGAACTTGGTCCAAGGGATCTCAAGAACAATGCAGCTATGCTTGCACGCCGTGATACAGGAGAAAAACAGCAGGTGTCTCTGGATACTATTGTTGATGATGTTTCTTCCATGCTTGATGGTATTCATGATTCTCTTTATGAAAAGGCAACGGAAAGTGTCTATTCACGTGTATTTAATTGTGAAACAGTGGATGATGTCAGGGAGAATCTTCCTAAAGGTATTGCAAAGATGTTCTGGTGTGGTAACAAAGAATGTGGCTTGAAGCTGGAAGATGACACCGGTGCAGGAATTCTTGGAATACCAACTGACCAGGCAGATTGCAGGGGCAAATGTCCTGTATGTGGTGCAGATGCTGAAATTCAAGTTTATGTTGCAAGGACATACTGA
- a CDS encoding ZPR1 zinc finger domain-containing protein produces the protein MLSENQSGQNFVTKTSCPLCHEELVISWQSDEIPYFGEVMYITATCNCSFRFADTLILAQKEPMRYELLVEGLEDLNSRVVRSTSGTIRIPELGIDVEPGSISESYITNIEGILDRILNVVITATRWCEDDEEKRLRGLEVQEFLKEAIEGQRPITVVVEDPFGNSAIISDKVKSCALDAEEAGCLKTGMIVFDANSSEMELDASDSEHRLID, from the coding sequence ATATTGAGCGAGAACCAGTCCGGTCAGAACTTTGTAACTAAGACTTCGTGTCCTCTCTGTCATGAAGAGCTGGTTATCAGCTGGCAGAGTGATGAAATTCCTTATTTTGGTGAGGTAATGTACATCACTGCGACATGTAATTGCAGTTTCAGGTTTGCTGACACTCTTATTCTTGCCCAGAAAGAGCCAATGCGTTATGAACTGCTGGTGGAGGGTCTTGAAGATCTCAACAGCAGGGTGGTACGCTCTACCTCAGGCACCATCAGGATACCTGAGCTTGGAATTGATGTTGAGCCCGGTTCAATATCGGAATCATACATAACGAATATTGAGGGCATACTTGACAGGATTCTCAACGTGGTTATCACTGCAACCAGATGGTGCGAGGATGATGAGGAAAAACGATTGCGTGGTCTTGAAGTCCAGGAATTCCTTAAAGAGGCAATTGAGGGACAGAGGCCTATAACCGTTGTCGTAGAGGACCCTTTCGGAAACAGTGCTATTATTTCTGACAAGGTCAAGTCATGCGCACTTGATGCTGAGGAAGCAGGATGCCTTAAGACTGGAATGATTGTTTTTGATGCAAATTCCTCTGAAATGGAATTGGATGCAAGTGATTCGGAGCACCGTTTGATTGACTGA
- the sepF gene encoding cell division protein SepF produces the protein MANIVNKLFGGSGKSSTTEDEYTELDLTKYEEVMDDEPAETYIRVAELTNLNELTSLKKEIYDGNIVMIDISNIKVDKLLLDRALKDLKEVVIDVHGDIAGIKEDQVLVTPTGVKIDRSKIIGGRY, from the coding sequence ATGGCAAATATTGTTAACAAATTGTTTGGTGGCAGCGGCAAAAGCTCAACCACTGAGGATGAGTATACTGAACTTGACCTTACCAAGTATGAAGAGGTAATGGATGATGAGCCTGCAGAGACTTATATCCGTGTCGCAGAACTTACAAACCTCAATGAGCTTACCTCACTCAAGAAAGAGATCTATGATGGTAACATAGTAATGATCGACATCTCCAACATCAAAGTGGATAAGCTATTACTTGACCGTGCTTTGAAGGATCTCAAGGAAGTAGTTATTGATGTTCATGGCGATATCGCCGGCATTAAGGAAGATCAGGTTCTTGTAACTCCGACAGGTGTTAAGATCGACAGGTCAAAGATCATTGGTGGCAGATATTGA
- a CDS encoding RNA-binding protein, producing the protein MKIKSRVQLRKSAKNQLLSDIRSVFGDAVKQLENSKFETANIDDMHLILVDGEPLLFQINDFYFPTVKGALKLELRKNVVTVDSGAVRFVVNGADIMCPGIVAADDNILEGDPVIIIEEAHSKPLAVGTALIPGAEMKGNTGKGVKSIHYVGDKLWNLDI; encoded by the coding sequence TTGAAAATCAAATCCAGGGTACAGTTAAGGAAATCTGCAAAGAATCAGCTTTTAAGTGATATCAGGTCCGTTTTCGGGGATGCTGTAAAACAACTGGAAAATAGTAAGTTTGAAACGGCAAACATTGATGATATGCACCTTATACTCGTAGATGGTGAACCTTTACTTTTCCAGATAAATGATTTCTATTTCCCAACGGTCAAAGGGGCACTGAAACTGGAATTAAGAAAGAATGTGGTAACAGTTGACTCCGGTGCTGTGAGGTTTGTGGTAAATGGTGCTGATATTATGTGTCCGGGTATAGTTGCTGCTGATGACAATATCCTGGAAGGTGATCCGGTAATCATTATTGAGGAAGCCCACAGCAAACCTCTTGCCGTAGGAACTGCATTGATACCGGGTGCTGAGATGAAAGGAAATACAGGGAAAGGTGTAAAATCCATCCATTATGTAGGCGATAAGCTCTGGAATCTTGACATCTAA
- a CDS encoding valine--tRNA ligase — translation MTIPKEYDPHIIEPKWRDSWDMSMYHFDWKDNNRPQFIIDTPPPYPTGNFHIGNSLNWCYIDFVARYKRMCGFNVMFPQGWDCHGLPTEVKVEEIHGITKNEVPREEFRNMCRELTVGNIEKMRQTMLNLGFSTDWSNEFVTMEPEYYSKTQRSFRQMYDMDRLYQSEHPVNWCPRCETAIAFAEVEYDARETKLNFLHFDGLEIATTRPELLAACVAVAINPEDDRYKENLGSTVKVPLFGHEVKVIGDKDVDPAFGTGVVMICTFGDKQDVRWWLEHGLPLRKAIDKQGFMTEIAGKYKGMTIPECKQAIIEDLKTEGYLYEQKSLDQNVGMCWRCSTPIEILSERQWFIKIPNDEIAKAANEIEWLPEYMKVRLDNWNNTMEWDWCISRQRLFATPIPVWYCKECGDAMVAKEEWMPIDPTTQQPPEACKCGCTEFEAEEDVLDTWMDSSITALHVSGWLTDQEMRLPAQLRPQGHDIIRTWAFYTILRSMAIQGKRPWDSILINGMVLGEDGHKMSKSLGNVISPEEVIKDYSADSFRQWAAIGGSPGSDVMFRWKDVVSASRFFAKMWSIYRFSMSHLGEYEHSEIDASELKIIDKWLLSNLNRLIASVTDSMEKYQFDEAFKAVRGFTWDVLADNYIELVKARLYGDDEAGKKAARYTLYVAIDALSKMLAPFAPFFAEEMFSRMGDGSVHVQSWPDVCDSLIDGAVEKSGEFIKEIASNVRRYKSEHGMALNAPLEKIEIYGSLDDLTDVLGATNSPVEIIDGEPDFEHVPVNVKPNMGMIGPKFRGQAKAIINALTEANPKKIADEVAKGKIIVDVDGETIELEPGCVEIEKEVVSAGRAVDVLDISGIPVVIIR, via the coding sequence ATGACAATTCCTAAAGAGTATGACCCACACATTATAGAGCCTAAATGGCGCGATTCATGGGATATGTCCATGTATCATTTTGACTGGAAAGATAACAATAGGCCCCAGTTCATTATCGATACTCCACCACCATATCCTACCGGAAATTTCCATATCGGTAACTCTCTTAACTGGTGTTACATCGATTTTGTTGCAAGATATAAGCGTATGTGCGGGTTCAATGTGATGTTCCCACAGGGATGGGACTGTCACGGTCTTCCTACTGAAGTAAAGGTAGAGGAGATCCATGGTATTACAAAGAACGAGGTCCCAAGGGAAGAATTCAGGAACATGTGTCGTGAGCTCACTGTTGGTAACATTGAAAAGATGAGACAGACCATGCTGAACCTCGGTTTCTCCACAGACTGGAGTAACGAGTTTGTGACAATGGAGCCAGAGTACTATTCCAAGACCCAGAGGTCTTTCAGGCAGATGTATGACATGGACCGTCTCTATCAGTCCGAGCATCCTGTGAACTGGTGTCCGAGATGTGAAACTGCTATTGCATTTGCAGAAGTTGAGTATGATGCAAGGGAAACAAAGCTCAATTTCCTGCATTTTGATGGCCTTGAGATCGCAACCACCAGGCCTGAATTGCTTGCTGCCTGTGTTGCAGTTGCAATCAATCCTGAAGATGACCGCTACAAAGAGAACCTTGGTTCTACTGTAAAAGTTCCACTGTTTGGTCATGAAGTGAAGGTCATTGGTGACAAGGACGTTGATCCTGCATTCGGTACAGGTGTTGTTATGATCTGTACTTTTGGTGACAAGCAGGATGTCAGATGGTGGCTGGAGCATGGTCTTCCGCTGCGCAAGGCAATTGACAAGCAGGGCTTTATGACTGAAATTGCAGGCAAGTACAAGGGAATGACAATTCCTGAATGTAAGCAGGCAATTATTGAAGACCTTAAAACTGAGGGTTATCTCTATGAGCAGAAATCACTGGACCAGAATGTCGGTATGTGCTGGAGATGCAGCACTCCTATTGAGATTCTTTCCGAACGCCAGTGGTTCATTAAAATCCCAAATGATGAGATTGCAAAGGCAGCAAATGAGATCGAATGGTTGCCAGAGTACATGAAGGTCAGGCTTGACAACTGGAACAACACCATGGAATGGGACTGGTGTATATCCCGCCAGAGACTCTTCGCAACTCCAATTCCTGTATGGTATTGTAAAGAATGCGGTGATGCAATGGTTGCCAAGGAAGAGTGGATGCCAATAGACCCAACAACACAGCAGCCACCGGAAGCATGTAAATGCGGATGCACAGAATTTGAGGCAGAAGAAGATGTTCTGGACACATGGATGGACTCATCAATAACAGCTCTCCACGTTTCAGGCTGGCTTACCGATCAGGAAATGAGACTTCCTGCTCAGTTACGTCCACAAGGCCACGATATCATCAGGACATGGGCATTCTATACTATTCTCAGGTCAATGGCAATTCAGGGCAAGAGGCCGTGGGATTCTATTCTGATCAACGGTATGGTTCTTGGTGAGGACGGTCACAAGATGAGCAAGTCACTTGGTAATGTCATTTCACCGGAAGAAGTAATTAAAGATTATAGTGCTGACTCTTTCAGGCAGTGGGCTGCAATTGGCGGTTCACCAGGTTCAGATGTAATGTTCCGCTGGAAGGATGTCGTTTCAGCATCAAGGTTCTTCGCAAAGATGTGGAGTATCTACAGGTTCAGCATGTCCCACCTTGGGGAATATGAGCACAGCGAAATTGATGCTTCAGAGCTTAAGATTATTGATAAATGGCTCCTTAGCAACCTTAACCGGCTCATAGCTTCAGTAACCGATTCAATGGAAAAATACCAGTTCGATGAAGCTTTCAAGGCTGTAAGAGGTTTCACATGGGATGTACTTGCAGACAACTATATTGAGCTTGTAAAGGCACGTCTCTATGGTGACGACGAAGCTGGAAAGAAGGCTGCAAGGTACACTTTGTATGTTGCCATTGATGCGCTTTCAAAAATGCTTGCACCATTCGCTCCGTTCTTTGCAGAGGAAATGTTCTCACGTATGGGCGATGGCAGTGTCCACGTTCAGTCATGGCCTGATGTTTGTGATTCACTTATCGATGGAGCTGTGGAGAAATCCGGTGAGTTCATTAAAGAAATTGCGAGTAATGTCAGGCGCTATAAGTCTGAGCACGGAATGGCACTGAACGCTCCTCTTGAGAAGATCGAGATATATGGAAGTCTTGATGACCTGACTGATGTACTTGGAGCTACCAATTCTCCGGTTGAGATAATTGATGGTGAACCTGACTTTGAGCATGTCCCTGTTAATGTCAAACCAAATATGGGTATGATCGGTCCTAAGTTCAGGGGACAGGCCAAGGCAATCATCAATGCACTTACAGAAGCAAATCCAAAGAAGATTGCAGATGAAGTTGCAAAGGGCAAGATTATCGTCGATGTGGATGGCGAGACAATTGAGCTTGAGCCTGGATGCGTGGAGATTGAGAAGGAGGTCGTTTCCGCAGGAAGGGCTGTGGATGTCCTTGACATCAGTGGAATTCCTGTTGTCATAATCAGATAA
- a CDS encoding geranylgeranyl reductase family protein, with protein MTPEDSYDIIVVGAGPAGSTAAMYAAEKDMSVLLVEKKKDIGVPLQCGGFLPHYPVLQELVPNAELPVTLEEIPSSCIHATASYQRFIAPNGLAKGFDVDADAIDRRRFDKHLAKKAAKAGAKLLVGTNVTEVNGTKLFMDGAFGEFEVEGKVIIGADGPNSIVAKASNMLRNPDPMGTGTAFEYELSGVDIDREAVEMYFGKDYVPGGYAWIISQGDDTANIGVGIREALFEEHLCARDYLERFMYKHPIASKKLEGASITSVVAGLVPVGGAPKVTASHNTLIAGDAAGHIIATNGGGISTAMVGGKLAGETAAEFLKGKCRLQEYDTRWRQQMGLEIKTAVYVRKLMDKLMLSDRLMTTAIKMITSEQMKAIQCGQLPDTVQKTLMKLNVGLS; from the coding sequence ATGACACCTGAAGATTCTTATGATATTATTGTGGTCGGAGCCGGTCCGGCCGGTTCCACAGCAGCAATGTACGCTGCAGAGAAAGACATGTCCGTACTTCTTGTTGAAAAGAAAAAGGATATAGGAGTGCCTCTTCAGTGCGGAGGATTTCTGCCACACTATCCCGTACTGCAGGAACTGGTTCCAAATGCAGAACTTCCGGTAACTCTTGAAGAGATTCCATCAAGCTGCATACATGCCACAGCCTCATATCAGCGTTTTATAGCACCAAATGGCCTGGCAAAAGGTTTTGATGTTGATGCGGATGCAATTGACAGGAGACGTTTTGACAAGCACCTGGCAAAGAAGGCAGCAAAAGCAGGTGCAAAACTGCTTGTGGGAACAAATGTCACCGAAGTGAACGGAACTAAACTCTTCATGGATGGTGCTTTCGGTGAATTCGAAGTTGAAGGAAAAGTCATAATCGGTGCAGACGGACCTAATTCCATAGTTGCAAAAGCCTCCAATATGCTCCGTAACCCGGACCCAATGGGAACAGGAACTGCTTTTGAGTATGAGCTCAGTGGTGTTGACATTGACAGGGAAGCCGTTGAGATGTATTTCGGTAAAGACTACGTTCCTGGCGGATATGCATGGATAATCTCACAGGGAGACGACACTGCAAACATAGGAGTGGGTATCAGGGAAGCTCTTTTTGAAGAACACCTCTGTGCAAGAGATTATCTTGAACGTTTCATGTACAAGCACCCAATTGCAAGCAAAAAGCTGGAAGGTGCATCTATTACATCAGTTGTGGCAGGGCTTGTCCCGGTAGGAGGAGCACCAAAAGTAACCGCATCACACAATACACTGATAGCAGGCGACGCGGCAGGCCATATTATTGCAACCAACGGAGGGGGCATATCTACCGCAATGGTTGGAGGGAAACTTGCAGGCGAGACAGCCGCAGAGTTCCTCAAAGGTAAATGCAGACTTCAGGAATACGACACAAGATGGAGACAGCAGATGGGACTTGAGATCAAAACTGCGGTTTATGTACGCAAACTCATGGACAAACTCATGCTTTCTGACAGGCTCATGACCACAGCCATAAAAATGATTACATCGGAGCAGATGAAAGCCATACAATGCGGCCAGTTGCCTGATACGGTTCAAAAGACATTAATGAAACTGAATGTGGGACTCAGTTGA
- a CDS encoding gamma-glutamylcyclotransferase family protein yields MYLFVYGTLRKGDPNHAHLKDSHFLCSTQTAGKYVMIDLGAFPGVLKHEDISQMPVSAIMGEVYDISEETLEKLDRYEGEWYYREEIRLENGLAALMYFLKKIPLPNYKTVTDGNWIRKER; encoded by the coding sequence ATGTATCTCTTTGTTTACGGCACTCTCAGGAAAGGTGACCCAAATCATGCACACCTTAAAGATTCACATTTTTTGTGCTCAACACAAACAGCCGGGAAATATGTGATGATCGATCTTGGTGCATTCCCCGGAGTTCTTAAACACGAAGATATATCTCAAATGCCGGTGTCTGCTATTATGGGAGAAGTTTATGACATCAGTGAAGAGACCCTGGAAAAACTGGACCGCTACGAAGGTGAGTGGTACTACCGGGAAGAAATCCGGCTTGAAAACGGACTTGCAGCCCTGATGTATTTCCTCAAGAAAATCCCACTCCCCAATTACAAAACAGTCACAGACGGAAACTGGATTCGAAAAGAAAGATGA
- a CDS encoding TatD family nuclease-associated radical SAM protein — MLKENDNNSPMFEGTISYEAFGNLYLNITNQCSASCTFCIREGCDGVYGYNLRLSREPTEQEIISDLKKHDLDNFKEVVFTGFGEPTCRFDTVLHITRWLSKKGIHVRLDTNGHAALMNPGRNVIAELKAAGLDAVSVSLNAESEEKYNKLCKPEYEGAYHAVLDFAKDAVKAGIKTRMTVVGQDGIDIDKCEKIATDIGTTFRVR; from the coding sequence GTGTTGAAGGAAAACGACAATAATAGTCCCATGTTTGAAGGCACAATAAGTTACGAGGCTTTTGGAAACCTTTATCTGAATATAACCAACCAGTGCAGCGCAAGCTGTACATTCTGTATCCGTGAAGGGTGTGACGGAGTTTATGGCTACAACCTGCGGCTGTCAAGGGAACCTACTGAACAGGAAATAATATCTGACCTCAAAAAACACGACCTTGACAATTTCAAAGAAGTTGTCTTTACAGGTTTTGGCGAGCCTACATGCCGTTTTGATACTGTTCTCCATATAACCAGATGGTTAAGCAAAAAAGGAATCCACGTCAGGCTTGATACCAATGGTCACGCTGCACTCATGAACCCCGGCAGGAATGTCATAGCAGAGTTAAAAGCAGCCGGACTTGATGCGGTTTCAGTTAGTCTTAATGCGGAATCTGAAGAAAAATACAACAAACTCTGCAAACCCGAATATGAAGGGGCATACCATGCAGTTCTTGATTTTGCAAAAGATGCTGTAAAAGCAGGAATCAAGACCCGTATGACCGTTGTAGGACAGGATGGAATAGACATTGATAAATGTGAAAAGATAGCAACTGATATTGGCACCACTTTCAGAGTCAGATAA
- the engB gene encoding GTP-binding protein EngB yields MAKKTDDFEGINFEIIFSGRSNVGKSSIIKQLTGKNVKVGKRPGVTLKPTHIRYSDLLLTDLPGFGFMSGVKDRKQDIVKDQIVRYIEKNTDRVNVAVLVIDGASFLEIVQRWEERNEIPIDIEMFELFRELGFDIILAINKVDKIKNSELDETLDQICDKLNMLPPWKQWLDIVAPVSAKKGELKALKSLIRQRLHNEKRDDLFKHF; encoded by the coding sequence ATGGCAAAAAAGACCGATGATTTTGAGGGTATTAATTTTGAGATTATATTTTCAGGAAGATCTAATGTAGGTAAGTCTTCCATTATAAAACAGCTTACAGGAAAGAATGTTAAAGTTGGGAAACGTCCTGGTGTGACGCTAAAACCTACTCATATCAGATATTCTGATCTTCTTCTTACCGACCTGCCGGGGTTTGGCTTTATGAGCGGTGTGAAGGACCGCAAACAGGATATTGTGAAGGACCAGATCGTGCGGTACATCGAGAAAAATACTGACAGGGTTAATGTTGCTGTGCTTGTTATCGATGGTGCTTCTTTTCTTGAAATAGTGCAACGATGGGAAGAACGTAACGAAATCCCCATTGATATTGAGATGTTCGAACTTTTCCGGGAATTAGGTTTTGACATAATTCTGGCTATAAATAAAGTTGATAAGATCAAAAACAGTGAACTTGATGAGACCCTGGATCAGATCTGCGATAAGCTGAACATGTTGCCTCCATGGAAGCAGTGGCTTGATATTGTTGCTCCGGTAAGTGCAAAAAAAGGTGAACTGAAAGCTCTGAAATCACTGATCAGGCAGAGGTTGCACAATGAAAAGAGAGATGACCTGTTCAAGCATTTCTGA
- a CDS encoding DHHA1 domain-containing protein, producing MTKSRKHENKSTLILTHGDSDGVCSGAIAKSAYPEADVYFTSPVGVLDDLNIADGYRNVIICDIAIDERHCVGLFKRLDGIASVANLTYIDHHPLPERCVTASWLHHDQSSCASELTYKVLEGRLSRDMRRVAIYGAIGDYYDTSPSVKEWLRDWDKRSLFFQAGTLIQALIYSGRNYEFKRKLIAPLSHDKIPTEITNVLRYAKEGAVLEEKLRIHVKHDVRALNNLAYVVDPNGYMSKSAIYAASYGQKDVGISAEFRHKRNAYDMSLRSRNSGSVDLNRLLRRIAPEFGGSGGGHASAAGARIPKESFDAFLREFDKAIGVQKRRAAEL from the coding sequence ATGACAAAATCCAGAAAACATGAGAACAAATCCACTCTTATCCTGACTCACGGGGATTCGGACGGAGTGTGTTCAGGAGCAATTGCAAAAAGTGCTTATCCTGAGGCTGATGTATATTTTACATCTCCTGTAGGGGTCCTGGATGACCTGAATATTGCAGATGGCTACAGGAATGTGATTATTTGTGACATCGCTATAGATGAAAGGCACTGTGTGGGTCTGTTTAAAAGACTTGATGGGATTGCGTCAGTTGCAAACCTCACCTATATTGATCATCACCCTTTACCGGAGAGATGTGTAACTGCAAGCTGGTTGCATCATGACCAGAGTAGCTGCGCATCGGAACTCACATACAAGGTTCTTGAGGGGAGGTTGAGCAGGGATATGCGCAGAGTGGCGATCTATGGTGCAATCGGTGACTACTATGACACCAGCCCGTCTGTGAAAGAATGGCTTCGTGACTGGGATAAGCGGAGCTTATTTTTCCAGGCAGGTACACTTATTCAGGCTCTTATCTATTCAGGAAGGAACTATGAGTTCAAAAGAAAACTCATAGCGCCGTTGTCTCATGATAAGATTCCCACAGAAATTACTAATGTGCTCAGGTATGCCAAGGAAGGCGCTGTTCTTGAAGAAAAACTTCGGATACATGTGAAACATGATGTAAGGGCTCTTAATAATCTGGCCTATGTGGTGGACCCTAATGGTTATATGTCGAAATCTGCTATATATGCTGCTTCTTATGGGCAGAAGGATGTGGGCATATCTGCCGAATTCCGACATAAGAGAAACGCCTATGATATGAGCCTGCGTTCCCGGAATTCCGGGTCTGTGGACCTGAACCGCCTGTTGCGAAGGATCGCACCTGAGTTTGGTGGCAGTGGAGGAGGGCATGCTTCTGCTGCAGGTGCACGAATTCCAAAAGAATCATTTGATGCTTTCCTCCGTGAGTTCGACAAGGCCATAGGGGTGCAAAAACGCAGGGCTGCAGAATTATAA